In Streptomyces canus, one DNA window encodes the following:
- a CDS encoding FAD binding domain-containing protein, giving the protein MRSFAYVVPDSVAGAVDALAAAEPGTKLLAGGTTLYDLMKLGIEAPPAVIDIHRLAELTEISTGEGELSFGAGARMAEVADHPVVRRDYPALSESLWRAASQQLRNMATVGGNLLQRTRCGYFRGGAEFPCNKRNPGSGCAALDGLDRTHALLGTSDTCIATYPGDWAVALIAFDAELDVVGPAGERTLPLGELHVEPGDDPLLEHTLTPDELILRIRVPATPAGRGSTYHKIRDRESYAFALTSAATAVTLDAQGRVTDCRIGLGGVATRPWRATAAERSLIGERLTRETARRAGEVAFAAARPPRTGAFRVELGIRTVTDALLTAGKRAAR; this is encoded by the coding sequence GTGCGCTCATTCGCCTATGTGGTGCCCGACAGCGTCGCCGGGGCCGTCGATGCCCTGGCCGCCGCCGAGCCGGGCACCAAGCTCCTGGCCGGTGGCACGACCCTGTACGACCTGATGAAGCTCGGCATCGAGGCGCCGCCGGCCGTCATCGACATTCACCGTCTCGCCGAGCTGACCGAGATCAGTACGGGTGAGGGCGAACTGTCCTTCGGTGCGGGAGCGAGAATGGCCGAGGTCGCCGACCATCCGGTCGTACGCCGCGATTATCCGGCGCTGTCGGAATCCTTGTGGCGGGCGGCGTCCCAGCAGCTGCGCAACATGGCGACGGTCGGTGGGAACCTGCTGCAACGCACGCGGTGCGGCTACTTCCGCGGGGGAGCGGAGTTCCCCTGCAACAAGAGGAATCCGGGCAGCGGTTGTGCGGCTCTCGATGGACTCGACCGTACCCACGCGTTGCTGGGCACCAGTGACACCTGCATCGCCACCTACCCGGGCGACTGGGCCGTAGCCCTGATCGCGTTCGACGCCGAACTCGACGTGGTCGGCCCGGCAGGCGAGCGGACGCTTCCGCTCGGCGAACTGCACGTCGAACCGGGAGACGACCCCCTGCTCGAACACACCCTGACTCCCGATGAGTTGATCCTGCGGATCCGCGTTCCCGCGACACCCGCCGGTCGCGGCTCCACCTACCACAAGATCCGTGACCGGGAGTCCTACGCCTTCGCCCTCACCTCGGCCGCCACCGCCGTGACGCTGGACGCACAGGGAAGGGTCACGGACTGCCGGATCGGTCTGGGAGGGGTCGCCACGCGCCCCTGGCGGGCGACGGCAGCGGAACGCTCACTGATCGGCGAGCGACTCACCAGGGAAACCGCCCGCCGCGCGGGGGAAGTCGCCTTCGCCGCGGCCCGCCCTCCTCGCACCGGCGCGTTCCGAGTGGAGCTGGGCATCCGCACCGTCACTGACGCACTGCTCACCGCCGGGAAGCGAGCCGCCCGATGA
- a CDS encoding (2Fe-2S)-binding protein, with product MEKTSTTTGPPTGLVETAFTVNGEEVCLALDPRESLLDVLRERLVLTGTKKGCDQGQCGACTVHVDGRRVVSCLTPAVQVAGWDVMTIEGVAAPDGTLHPLQQAFVDCDALQCGYCTPGQVMSGLACLAEGHTGTDGDIREYMSGNLCRCGAYVGITAAIRRVADQTKRTEV from the coding sequence ATGGAGAAGACATCGACGACCACCGGGCCGCCGACCGGCCTTGTCGAGACGGCCTTCACCGTCAACGGCGAGGAGGTGTGCCTCGCTCTGGATCCTCGTGAGTCTTTGCTCGACGTGCTACGCGAGCGTCTCGTGCTGACCGGAACCAAGAAGGGGTGCGATCAGGGGCAGTGCGGCGCCTGCACGGTGCACGTCGACGGCCGTCGCGTCGTCTCCTGTCTGACTCCGGCGGTCCAGGTCGCGGGATGGGACGTGATGACCATCGAAGGCGTCGCGGCCCCCGACGGCACGCTGCACCCGTTGCAGCAGGCGTTCGTCGACTGCGACGCCCTGCAGTGCGGCTACTGCACACCTGGGCAGGTGATGTCCGGCCTGGCCTGCCTGGCCGAAGGCCACACCGGGACCGACGGCGACATCCGTGAGTACATGAGCGGCAACCTGTGCCGATGCGGCGCGTATGTCGGCATCACCGCCGCCATCCGCCGGGTGGCCGACCAGACCAAGCGGACCGAGGTGTAG
- a CDS encoding DUF4839 domain-containing protein, with translation MADEIKYEYKAVQTVRGTDALVISKMQKDGWELVEQLPGRLRTTLNFRRPKRPLPWRLIGAGAAALVVLAAIIGTGVALGDGDEEKGASASSTAASEKPSATPPADEPTTAEMITAQNSPEFATLLKADPCGEANVNFATKHEGQTVAFDGSIRHMAAHADDRTRYDFLLGPGDKGPQTTDGPNFKYEDVNTGNLHLTGKEVPATLAVGDKFRFIAEVIEFNTVQCLFRLAPVSTETR, from the coding sequence ATGGCCGATGAGATCAAGTACGAGTACAAGGCCGTGCAGACGGTTCGGGGCACCGACGCTTTGGTGATCTCGAAGATGCAGAAGGACGGATGGGAGCTCGTGGAACAGCTCCCAGGCAGACTTCGCACCACCCTCAACTTCCGTCGGCCGAAGAGGCCACTGCCTTGGCGTCTGATCGGGGCGGGGGCTGCCGCCCTCGTGGTCTTGGCCGCCATCATCGGCACGGGCGTTGCGCTCGGCGACGGCGACGAGGAGAAGGGCGCGTCGGCCAGTTCGACGGCCGCCAGTGAGAAGCCTTCTGCTACGCCGCCCGCAGACGAGCCGACCACCGCTGAAATGATCACGGCGCAGAACAGTCCCGAGTTCGCGACGTTGTTGAAGGCGGATCCGTGTGGCGAAGCGAACGTGAACTTCGCAACCAAGCACGAGGGGCAGACGGTCGCCTTCGACGGGTCAATCAGGCACATGGCGGCCCACGCGGATGACCGAACCCGCTACGACTTCCTTCTCGGCCCGGGCGACAAGGGGCCGCAGACGACGGACGGCCCGAACTTCAAGTACGAGGACGTCAACACCGGCAACCTCCACCTGACCGGCAAGGAGGTCCCTGCCACCCTTGCAGTTGGCGACAAGTTCCGCTTCATCGCCGAGGTGATCGAGTTCAACACGGTCCAGTGCCTATTCCGCCTCGCCCCGGTCTCGACGGAGACCCGGTAG